From the genome of Miscanthus floridulus cultivar M001 chromosome 10, ASM1932011v1, whole genome shotgun sequence, one region includes:
- the LOC136484878 gene encoding uncharacterized protein isoform X2: protein MAAAAAAAAAVPPGYFVGHPLHYQDQQPQAEPPAAAAEAAIDDQNAVKAQVPGYYKGRVHSRPSDGTEHNNNADAAVRPNREPGFLAKL from the exons atggccgccgccgctgctgccgctgccgccgtcccTCCTG GCTACTTCGTCGGCCACCCGTTGCACTACCAGGACCAGCAGCCACAGGCggagccgccggcggcggcggcggaggcggccatCGACGACCAGAACGCTGTGAAAGCACAAGTCCCTG GTTACTACAAAGGGCGTGTGCATTCGAGACCAAGCGATGGCACTGAACACAATAACAACGCTGATGCTGCAGTTCGGCCGAATCGAGAACCGGGCTTCCTTGCCAAATTGTAA
- the LOC136484879 gene encoding uncharacterized protein isoform X1, whose product MADASGNPAGMLLSLDIYLTISENTKTSSIETIGSSVQTTLVSLVQITLILHWFSVAADGYYSGRPLGLEYDPQQVQAVPAPPLEAAQPQPRQDVGDQVANHTHVHGVPGYYKGRLSNTNTAVAPLSATAAVAPPAPAPAVEPERKLSWIDKCHMCFTGGRSTR is encoded by the exons atggccgacgcctcgGGCAATCCTGCCGGTATGCTGCTCAGCCTTGACATCTACCTTACCATTtctgaaaacacaaaaacaagctCGATCGAAACGATAGGCAGTAGCGTGCAGACTACTCTCGTTTCCCTTGTGCAAATCACTTTGATTCTTCACTGGTTTTCTGTGGCTGCAGATGGCTACTACAGTGGCCGTCCCCTGGGCCTGGAGTACGATCCGCAACAAGTTCAGGCAGTGCCGGCACCGCCGCTGGAAGCAGCACAGCCGCAGCCACGGCAGGATGTTGGCGACCAGGTCGCCAACCACACTCATGTCCATGGCGTTCCTG GATACTATAAAGGCCGCCTTAGCAACACGAACACTGCTGTAGCTCCTCTTTCAGCAACAGCTGCTGTtgctcctcctgctcctgctcctgctgttGAACCTGAAAGGAAGCTGAGCTGGATTGACAAATG CCACATGTGCTTCACCGGCGGCAGAAGCACGAGGTAG
- the LOC136484879 gene encoding uncharacterized protein isoform X2 yields MADASGNPADGYYSGRPLGLEYDPQQVQAVPAPPLEAAQPQPRQDVGDQVANHTHVHGVPGYYKGRLSNTNTAVAPLSATAAVAPPAPAPAVEPERKLSWIDKCHMCFTGGRSTR; encoded by the exons atggccgacgcctcgGGCAATCCTGCCG ATGGCTACTACAGTGGCCGTCCCCTGGGCCTGGAGTACGATCCGCAACAAGTTCAGGCAGTGCCGGCACCGCCGCTGGAAGCAGCACAGCCGCAGCCACGGCAGGATGTTGGCGACCAGGTCGCCAACCACACTCATGTCCATGGCGTTCCTG GATACTATAAAGGCCGCCTTAGCAACACGAACACTGCTGTAGCTCCTCTTTCAGCAACAGCTGCTGTtgctcctcctgctcctgctcctgctgttGAACCTGAAAGGAAGCTGAGCTGGATTGACAAATG CCACATGTGCTTCACCGGCGGCAGAAGCACGAGGTAG
- the LOC136484878 gene encoding uncharacterized protein isoform X1: MAAAAAAAAAVPPGYFVGHPLHYQDQQPQAEPPAAAAEAAIDDQNAVKAQVPGYYKGRVHSRPSDGTEHNNNADAAVRPNREPGFLAKLFGGCFSGSSGNSN; encoded by the exons atggccgccgccgctgctgccgctgccgccgtcccTCCTG GCTACTTCGTCGGCCACCCGTTGCACTACCAGGACCAGCAGCCACAGGCggagccgccggcggcggcggcggaggcggccatCGACGACCAGAACGCTGTGAAAGCACAAGTCCCTG GTTACTACAAAGGGCGTGTGCATTCGAGACCAAGCGATGGCACTGAACACAATAACAACGCTGATGCTGCAGTTCGGCCGAATCGAGAACCGGGCTTCCTTGCCAAATT GTTCGGCGGGTGCTTCTCCGGCAGCAGCGGAAATTCGAATTAG